In the Mycolicibacter sp. MU0102 genome, one interval contains:
- a CDS encoding CBS domain-containing protein translates to MRIADVLRNKGAAVVTIHPDATVMELLAGLAEHNIGAMVVIGREGLEGVASERDVVRQLHVHGASLLARPVSAIMTRLVATCVKTDSADDVSMLMTEHRARHIPVLENGRLAGIVSIGDIVKSRMEELQAEHEQLRDYIAQG, encoded by the coding sequence ATGCGGATCGCGGATGTATTGCGGAACAAGGGTGCGGCGGTGGTGACCATCCATCCGGATGCCACGGTCATGGAGTTGCTGGCGGGCTTGGCCGAGCACAACATCGGCGCCATGGTGGTGATCGGACGTGAGGGCTTGGAGGGAGTGGCCTCCGAGCGTGACGTGGTACGCCAGCTACATGTCCACGGCGCCAGTCTGCTGGCTCGGCCGGTGTCGGCCATCATGACCCGCTTGGTGGCGACCTGCGTCAAGACCGACTCCGCCGACGACGTCAGCATGTTGATGACAGAGCACCGCGCGCGTCATATTCCGGTGCTGGAAAACGGCCGATTGGCCGGGATCGTCAGCATCGGCGACATCGTCAAGTCCCGGATGGAAGAACTGCAGGCCGAGCACGAGCAACTGCGCGACTACATCGCCCAGGGCTAG
- a CDS encoding type II toxin-antitoxin system PemK/MazF family toxin yields MASPRKTPWESVQRFAVNLVFNEAPRFIRQLEQAPQVQQRLQRGIEQGIKIGLEMLSGATSEAATQIAAGRPVTDSSVPTAHRARRLVYAPDLNGRADPGEIVWTWVAYEDEPDRGKDRPVLVVGRDRNMLLGLMLSSRQRHAEDTNWVGIGAGTWDDAHRISWVRLDRVLDVPEESIRREGAILERSVFEVVAARLRSDYAWS; encoded by the coding sequence ATGGCTTCCCCGCGGAAGACCCCATGGGAGTCGGTGCAGCGATTCGCGGTGAACCTGGTGTTCAACGAAGCCCCACGGTTCATCCGCCAACTCGAGCAGGCACCGCAGGTACAGCAGCGCCTCCAGCGCGGCATCGAGCAGGGCATCAAGATCGGATTGGAAATGCTCAGCGGCGCGACATCGGAGGCGGCTACCCAGATCGCCGCCGGCCGTCCCGTGACCGACAGCAGTGTTCCCACCGCGCATCGGGCACGCCGGCTTGTGTACGCCCCTGATCTCAACGGTCGCGCCGACCCGGGCGAGATCGTCTGGACGTGGGTGGCCTACGAGGACGAGCCAGACCGCGGCAAAGATCGGCCGGTATTGGTCGTCGGCCGCGACCGCAACATGCTGCTGGGCCTGATGCTGTCCAGCAGGCAACGACATGCCGAGGACACGAACTGGGTCGGCATCGGCGCGGGCACCTGGGATGACGCTCACCGGATCAGCTGGGTGCGGCTCGACCGAGTGCTCGACGTGCCCGAGGAATCGATCCGGCGCGAAGGCGCCATCCTGGAGCGTTCGGTGTTCGAGGTGGTGGCCGCCCGCCTGCGCAGCGACTACGCGTGGAGCTGA
- the lepA gene encoding translation elongation factor 4: MTRQKALPPPVHQEIPISSFADQTFTAPAQIRNFCIIAHIDHGKSTLADRMLQLTGVVDDRSMRAQYLDRMDIERERGITIKAQNVRLPWSVKDDPETGPRNGATAGDYVLHLIDTPGHVDFTYEVSRALEACEGAILLVDAAQGIEAQTLANLYLALDRELTIIPVLNKIDLPAADPERYAAELAHIIGCEPEDVLKVSGKTGEGVAELLDEVVKQVPAPTGDADAPARAMIFDSVYDIYRGVVTYVRVVDGRITPREKIAMMSTGATHELLEVGIVSPEPKATKGLGVGEVGYLITGVKDVRQSKVGDTVTSARNGATEALTGYREPKPMVYSGLYPVDGSDYPNLREALDKLQLNDAALTYEPETSVALGFGFRCGFLGLLHMEITRERLEREFNLDLISTAPNVVYRVIAEDNSEIIVTNPSDWPEGKIRTVFEPVVKTTVIAPSEFVGTIMELCQSRRGELGGMDYLSPERVELRYTMPLGEIIFDFFDSLKSRTRGYASLDYEEAGEQEADLVKVDILLQGEAVDAFSAIVHKDSASAYGNKMTTKLKELIPRQQFEVPVQAAIGSRIIARENIRAIRKDVLSKCYGGDITRKRKLLEKQKEGKKRMKTIGRVDVPQEAFVAALSTDSAGPAGDKAKK; encoded by the coding sequence CTGACTAGGCAGAAGGCACTACCGCCCCCCGTTCACCAGGAGATTCCCATCAGCAGTTTCGCCGACCAGACCTTCACCGCGCCGGCGCAGATACGGAACTTCTGCATCATCGCCCACATCGACCACGGCAAGTCCACCCTGGCCGACCGGATGCTGCAGCTCACCGGCGTCGTCGACGACCGATCGATGCGTGCCCAGTATCTGGACCGAATGGACATCGAGCGGGAACGCGGCATCACCATCAAGGCGCAGAACGTTCGGCTGCCCTGGTCGGTCAAGGACGACCCGGAGACGGGCCCGCGTAACGGTGCGACAGCCGGCGATTACGTGCTGCATCTGATCGACACCCCTGGTCACGTCGACTTCACCTATGAGGTGTCGCGTGCGCTGGAGGCCTGCGAGGGCGCGATTCTGCTGGTGGATGCGGCCCAGGGCATCGAAGCCCAGACCCTGGCCAACCTGTACCTGGCGTTGGACCGTGAACTGACCATCATCCCGGTGCTCAACAAGATCGACCTGCCCGCGGCTGACCCAGAGCGTTACGCCGCGGAACTGGCCCACATCATCGGCTGCGAACCGGAAGACGTGCTGAAGGTTTCCGGCAAGACCGGCGAAGGCGTGGCCGAGCTGCTCGACGAAGTGGTCAAGCAAGTCCCAGCGCCCACCGGCGACGCCGACGCGCCCGCGCGGGCGATGATCTTCGACTCCGTCTACGACATTTACCGCGGCGTGGTCACCTACGTCCGTGTCGTCGACGGCAGGATCACCCCGCGCGAGAAGATCGCGATGATGTCCACCGGCGCCACCCACGAGCTGCTCGAGGTCGGCATCGTCTCCCCGGAACCCAAGGCCACCAAGGGGCTTGGCGTCGGCGAGGTGGGTTACCTGATCACCGGCGTGAAGGACGTGCGCCAATCCAAGGTGGGTGACACCGTCACCTCCGCACGCAACGGCGCTACCGAGGCGCTGACGGGATACCGTGAGCCCAAGCCGATGGTCTATTCCGGGCTGTATCCGGTAGACGGGTCGGACTACCCGAACCTGCGCGAGGCGCTGGACAAACTGCAGCTCAACGACGCGGCTCTGACCTACGAGCCGGAAACGTCGGTGGCGCTGGGCTTCGGTTTCCGCTGCGGCTTCCTGGGTCTGCTGCACATGGAGATCACCCGCGAGCGGCTAGAGCGCGAGTTCAACCTCGACCTGATCTCCACCGCACCCAACGTCGTCTACCGGGTGATCGCCGAGGACAACAGCGAGATCATCGTCACCAACCCGTCGGACTGGCCGGAAGGCAAGATCCGCACCGTCTTTGAGCCCGTCGTCAAGACCACCGTGATCGCGCCGAGCGAGTTCGTCGGCACCATCATGGAACTGTGCCAGTCTCGCCGTGGGGAACTCGGCGGCATGGACTACCTCTCACCGGAGCGGGTCGAGCTGCGCTACACGATGCCGTTGGGCGAGATCATCTTTGACTTCTTCGACTCGCTGAAGTCGCGCACTCGCGGCTACGCCAGTTTGGACTACGAGGAGGCCGGCGAGCAGGAGGCCGACTTGGTCAAGGTCGATATCCTGCTGCAGGGCGAGGCGGTGGACGCGTTCAGTGCGATCGTCCACAAGGACTCGGCCTCGGCGTACGGCAACAAGATGACCACCAAGCTCAAGGAGCTGATCCCGCGGCAGCAGTTCGAAGTGCCGGTGCAGGCCGCTATCGGCTCGAGAATCATTGCCCGCGAAAACATCCGGGCCATCCGCAAGGACGTGCTGTCCAAGTGCTACGGCGGTGACATCACCCGTAAGCGCAAGCTGCTGGAAAAGCAGAAAGAGGGCAAGAAGCGGATGAAGACCATCGGTCGGGTCGACGTGCCGCAGGAGGCATTCGTCGCGGCACTGTCAACCGACAGCGCGGGTCCTGCCGGAGATAAGGCCAAGAAGTAG
- a CDS encoding sensor domain-containing protein, translated as MASRAGAIAVGAVAVVLLASGCTTVVSGTVRPAPGLAPTPVTGMAVRQVLLDDSELSKLTRQPFRSDPSLPPRFGGLDELPDAWESAEPQDCVGAAVGGQRSVYSAARVRDAAHEFWDSSSDDSPLTGVGEAVIALDSAADADALFEKFVQQWGSCDGVVVTRDSGADSEASGEVTDVSNQDAVLVATVRTSVDGEAGLRVSRALAARVNCIVDIDVFWFVEDDDHSGAPPSGDTTAADLARAMLDKVRNLSG; from the coding sequence GTGGCCTCCCGGGCGGGCGCAATCGCGGTGGGCGCGGTCGCGGTCGTGCTGCTGGCCAGCGGGTGCACCACGGTGGTCTCCGGAACGGTCCGGCCCGCACCCGGATTGGCGCCCACGCCCGTGACCGGGATGGCGGTCCGGCAGGTGTTGCTCGATGACTCTGAGCTGTCGAAGCTGACCCGCCAGCCCTTCCGCAGCGACCCCTCGCTGCCGCCGCGGTTCGGCGGCCTCGACGAGCTACCCGACGCGTGGGAGTCGGCCGAGCCACAAGACTGTGTCGGCGCGGCGGTGGGCGGTCAGCGCAGCGTCTACAGCGCCGCCCGGGTGCGCGACGCCGCCCATGAGTTCTGGGACAGCTCCAGCGACGACTCGCCGCTGACCGGGGTGGGCGAGGCGGTCATCGCACTGGACAGTGCCGCAGACGCCGACGCGCTCTTCGAGAAGTTCGTCCAGCAGTGGGGCAGCTGCGATGGGGTAGTGGTGACGCGGGACAGCGGGGCTGACAGCGAGGCCAGCGGCGAGGTCACCGACGTCTCCAACCAGGACGCGGTATTGGTGGCCACTGTGCGCACCAGTGTGGACGGTGAAGCGGGACTACGGGTTTCGCGGGCGCTCGCGGCGCGGGTGAACTGCATCGTCGACATTGATGTGTTCTGGTTCGTCGAGGACGATGACCACTCCGGTGCGCCGCCCAGCGGCGACACCACGGCCGCCGACCTGGCTCGGGCGATGCTGGACAAGGTCCGCAACCTCAGCGGCTGA
- a CDS encoding glycoside hydrolase family 15 protein — translation MDLHTPPGDAPAKTAPDVATPAGGTHTAVPTTPPLSATAPVPYAATQSQVRNPFPPIADYAFLSDCENTCLISAAGSVEWMCLPRPDSPSVFGALLDRSAGHFRLGPYGVSVPAARRYLPGSPIMETTWQTHTGWLIVRDALVMGKWHDIEARSQTHRRTPTDWDAEHILLRTVRCVSGTVELTMSCEPAFDYHRTSATWEYSANAYGEAIARARQNPDAHPTLRLTTNLRLGLEGREARARTRLTEGDDVFVALSWSKHPAPQSYAEAADKMWNTTECWRQWINIGNFPDHPWRSYLQRSALTLKGLTYSPTGALLAAPTTSLPETPQGERNWDYRYSWVRDSAFTLWGLYTLGLDREADDFFSFIADVSGVNNGQQHPLQVMYGVGGEHELVEQELDHLSGYDNARPVRIGNGAYNQQQHDIWGTMLDSVYLHAKSREQIPETLWPVLKRQVEEAIKHWREPDRGIWEVRGEPQHFTSSKVMCWVALDRGSKLAELQGAVSYAKQWRAIAEEIKADVLANGVDSRGVLTQTYGSTALDASLLLVVLTRFLPADDPRVRATVMAIAEELTEDGLVLRYRTEETDDGLSGAEGTFTICSFWLVSALVEIGEVSRAKHLCERLLSFASPLHLYAEEIEPRTGRHLGNFPQAFTHLALINAVVHVIRAEEEADSTGGFQPANAPM, via the coding sequence ATGGACCTGCACACCCCGCCGGGCGATGCACCCGCCAAGACCGCCCCTGACGTCGCCACGCCGGCCGGAGGCACCCACACCGCTGTCCCGACGACACCACCGCTGTCGGCGACCGCCCCAGTGCCCTATGCGGCGACACAAAGCCAGGTCCGCAATCCGTTTCCCCCGATCGCCGACTACGCGTTTCTCTCAGACTGCGAGAACACCTGCCTGATCTCGGCAGCGGGCTCGGTGGAGTGGATGTGCCTGCCGCGCCCGGACTCCCCCAGCGTCTTCGGTGCCCTGTTGGACCGCAGCGCCGGGCATTTTCGGCTCGGCCCCTACGGAGTGTCGGTGCCCGCGGCCCGGCGCTACCTGCCCGGCAGTCCCATCATGGAAACCACCTGGCAGACCCACACCGGATGGTTGATCGTGCGCGACGCCTTGGTGATGGGTAAGTGGCACGACATCGAGGCCCGGTCGCAGACTCACCGGCGCACCCCCACCGACTGGGACGCCGAACACATCCTGCTGCGCACGGTGCGTTGCGTCAGCGGCACCGTCGAGCTGACTATGAGCTGCGAGCCGGCCTTCGACTATCACCGCACCAGCGCCACCTGGGAGTACTCGGCCAACGCCTACGGCGAGGCGATCGCGCGGGCCCGGCAGAATCCGGACGCCCACCCGACGCTGCGACTGACGACGAATCTGCGGCTCGGGCTGGAGGGCCGGGAAGCCCGAGCCCGCACCCGGCTCACTGAGGGCGACGACGTCTTCGTGGCCTTGAGCTGGTCGAAACACCCTGCGCCGCAAAGCTATGCCGAAGCCGCAGACAAGATGTGGAACACCACCGAGTGCTGGCGGCAATGGATCAACATCGGAAACTTCCCCGACCATCCGTGGCGCTCATATCTGCAGCGCAGCGCGCTGACGCTCAAGGGCCTGACCTACTCACCGACCGGGGCGCTGCTGGCTGCGCCCACCACGTCGCTGCCGGAAACGCCTCAGGGCGAACGGAATTGGGACTACCGGTACAGCTGGGTGCGGGACTCGGCGTTCACGCTATGGGGCCTGTACACACTGGGGCTGGACCGCGAGGCCGACGACTTCTTCTCATTCATCGCCGACGTATCCGGCGTCAACAACGGGCAGCAGCACCCGTTGCAGGTGATGTATGGCGTCGGCGGGGAGCATGAACTGGTCGAGCAGGAGCTCGATCACCTGTCCGGCTACGACAACGCCCGTCCGGTGCGGATCGGCAATGGCGCCTACAACCAGCAACAGCACGACATCTGGGGCACCATGCTGGACTCGGTCTACCTGCACGCCAAGTCCCGCGAGCAGATCCCAGAAACCCTGTGGCCGGTGCTGAAACGTCAGGTGGAAGAGGCGATCAAGCACTGGCGCGAACCGGACCGAGGCATCTGGGAGGTGCGCGGCGAACCGCAGCACTTCACCTCGTCGAAGGTGATGTGCTGGGTGGCGCTGGACCGCGGGTCGAAACTGGCCGAGCTGCAGGGCGCGGTCTCCTACGCCAAGCAGTGGCGGGCGATCGCCGAGGAGATCAAGGCTGACGTGCTGGCCAACGGCGTGGATTCCCGCGGCGTGCTGACCCAGACCTACGGCAGCACGGCGCTGGACGCATCGTTGCTGCTGGTGGTGCTCACCCGGTTCCTGCCGGCCGATGACCCGCGGGTGCGCGCCACCGTTATGGCGATCGCCGAAGAACTCACCGAAGACGGTCTGGTGCTGCGCTATCGGACCGAGGAGACCGACGACGGGCTGTCCGGCGCCGAGGGCACCTTCACCATCTGCTCGTTCTGGCTGGTCTCGGCGTTGGTGGAGATCGGCGAGGTCAGCCGGGCCAAGCATCTGTGTGAGCGGCTGTTGTCGTTCGCCAGCCCGTTGCACCTCTACGCCGAGGAGATCGAGCCCCGCACCGGCCGGCACCTGGGCAACTTCCCGCAGGCCTTCACGCACCTGGCGCTGATCAACGCGGTCGTCCACGTGATTCGGGCCGAGGAGGAGGCCGACTCCACCGGAGGTTTCCAGCCCGCGAACGCACCTATGTAG
- a CDS encoding extracellular solute-binding protein, translated as MPNTIARSIALALAAATAVTTLAGCGGGPSDVVGGGERSDAHTTLTLVAYAVPEPGWSKVIPAFYNTKEGADVQVVTSYGASGDQSRGVASGKPADIVNFSVEPDVTRLVKAGKVAEDWNADVTRGIPFGSVVTLVVRQGNPKHINGWDDLLRPGVEVISPSPLSSGSAKWNLLAPYAVKSEGGKNPQAGLDFIEKLVSDHFKLRPGSGREATDVFLQGSGDVLISYENEAIAVERKGKPVEHVNPSQTFKIENPLAVVTSSRHLDTVTAFKNFQYTAAAQRLWAEAGFRPADPSIADEFRHAFPDPDKLWTIADLGGWDVVDNSLFDKSSGAITKIYTRVTG; from the coding sequence ATGCCCAATACCATCGCGCGCAGCATCGCGCTGGCACTGGCTGCCGCCACGGCAGTCACCACACTCGCCGGGTGTGGCGGTGGACCCAGCGATGTCGTTGGAGGTGGCGAGCGCTCGGATGCGCACACCACCCTGACGCTGGTGGCCTACGCGGTTCCCGAACCCGGTTGGAGCAAGGTGATCCCGGCCTTCTACAACACCAAGGAGGGCGCCGATGTTCAGGTCGTCACCTCCTACGGCGCATCGGGCGATCAGTCCCGCGGCGTTGCCAGCGGCAAGCCCGCCGACATCGTGAACTTCTCGGTGGAACCCGACGTCACTCGACTGGTGAAGGCCGGCAAGGTCGCCGAGGACTGGAACGCCGATGTCACCAGGGGTATCCCGTTCGGTTCGGTGGTGACTTTGGTAGTCCGGCAGGGCAATCCCAAGCACATCAACGGCTGGGACGACCTGCTGCGGCCCGGGGTCGAAGTGATCAGCCCCAGCCCACTGAGCTCTGGATCTGCCAAATGGAATCTGCTGGCTCCGTACGCCGTCAAAAGCGAGGGCGGCAAGAACCCGCAGGCCGGCCTGGACTTCATCGAAAAGCTGGTCAGTGACCATTTCAAGCTGCGCCCGGGCTCTGGTCGCGAGGCCACCGATGTGTTCCTGCAGGGCAGTGGCGACGTGCTGATCAGCTACGAGAACGAGGCCATCGCGGTCGAGCGCAAGGGCAAACCGGTGGAGCACGTCAACCCGTCGCAGACCTTCAAGATCGAGAACCCGTTGGCTGTGGTGACCTCCAGCCGCCACCTGGACACCGTCACCGCGTTCAAGAATTTCCAGTACACGGCGGCGGCGCAGCGCCTCTGGGCCGAAGCCGGGTTCCGTCCGGCCGACCCGAGCATCGCCGACGAGTTCCGCCACGCGTTCCCGGATCCCGACAAGCTGTGGACGATCGCCGACCTCGGCGGGTGGGACGTCGTCGACAACTCCCTCTTCGATAAGTCGAGTGGCGCCATCACCAAGATCTACACCCGGGTCACCGGATGA
- the cysT gene encoding sulfate ABC transporter permease subunit CysT, which produces MSAALVTEETRPGEGGSHSKFRREGVSLRVGAATVWLSLIVLAPLAAIAWQAGGGGWRAFQLAVSSHAALQSFRVTLTIAAGVTVLNLVFGLLIAWVLVRDDFFGKRFIDVIIDLPFALPTIVASLVMLALYGPASPVHVHLQHTAWGVGLALAFVTLPFVVRSVQPVLLEIDREVEEAAASLGASGLTIFRAVVLPALTPALLTGAGLAFSRAIGEFGSVVLIGGAVPGKTEVSSQWIRTLIENDDRTGAAAISLVLLGVSFLVLLALRVLGSRVSKRQERS; this is translated from the coding sequence ATGAGCGCGGCACTGGTCACCGAGGAGACTCGGCCCGGCGAGGGTGGCAGCCATTCGAAATTCCGGCGTGAAGGGGTGTCGCTGCGCGTCGGTGCCGCCACGGTGTGGCTGTCGCTGATCGTGTTGGCGCCGCTGGCCGCGATCGCCTGGCAGGCGGGCGGCGGTGGATGGCGCGCGTTTCAGTTGGCGGTCAGCTCGCACGCTGCACTGCAGTCGTTCCGGGTGACGCTGACCATCGCAGCCGGCGTCACGGTGCTCAACCTGGTGTTCGGCCTATTGATCGCCTGGGTCCTGGTGCGCGACGACTTCTTTGGCAAGCGCTTCATCGATGTGATCATCGATCTGCCGTTCGCGTTGCCCACCATCGTCGCGAGTCTGGTGATGCTGGCGCTCTACGGCCCTGCCAGCCCGGTGCACGTGCACCTGCAGCACACCGCCTGGGGCGTCGGCCTGGCGCTGGCGTTCGTCACGTTGCCCTTCGTGGTGCGGTCCGTGCAACCAGTGCTGCTGGAGATCGACCGGGAGGTCGAGGAAGCGGCCGCGTCGCTGGGTGCCTCCGGGCTGACCATCTTCCGCGCGGTGGTGCTACCGGCACTGACCCCGGCACTACTGACGGGGGCGGGGCTGGCGTTCTCGCGGGCGATCGGCGAGTTCGGCTCGGTGGTGTTGATCGGTGGCGCGGTGCCCGGTAAGACCGAAGTGTCCTCGCAGTGGATCCGCACGCTGATCGAGAACGACGACCGCACCGGTGCGGCGGCGATCTCGTTGGTGCTGCTCGGGGTTTCGTTCCTGGTGCTGCTCGCGTTGCGGGTGCTGGGATCGCGAGTGAGCAAGCGGCAGGAGAGGTCCTGA
- the cysW gene encoding sulfate ABC transporter permease subunit CysW, translating to MTSTRKFRYLFRFLAVAYVSLLLIVPVSLILWRSFEPGFGQFVDYISTPAAISALQLSLLVVAIVVPLNVIFGIPTALVLARNKFRGKGVLQAVIDLPFAVSPVIVGVALVVLWGSAGLLGFVENDWGFKIIFGLPGIVLASIFVTLPFVIREVEPVLHELGTDMEEASATLGSSWWQTFWRITLPSIRWGLTYGIVLTVARTLGEYGAVLIVSSNLPGKSQTLTLLVSDRYNRGAEYGAYALSTLLMTVSVLVLIVQVVLDVRAGKGNK from the coding sequence ATGACGTCGACACGGAAATTCCGCTATCTGTTCCGCTTCCTGGCGGTGGCCTACGTCAGCTTGCTGTTGATCGTCCCGGTGTCGCTGATCCTGTGGCGCAGCTTCGAGCCCGGTTTCGGGCAGTTCGTCGACTACATCTCCACACCGGCTGCCATCTCGGCACTGCAGCTGTCGCTGCTGGTGGTGGCGATTGTGGTGCCGCTGAATGTCATCTTCGGTATTCCGACGGCATTGGTATTGGCGCGCAATAAGTTCCGCGGCAAGGGCGTGCTGCAGGCGGTCATTGATCTGCCCTTCGCGGTCTCTCCGGTGATCGTCGGTGTGGCGCTGGTCGTGCTGTGGGGATCTGCCGGGTTGTTGGGCTTCGTCGAGAACGACTGGGGCTTCAAGATCATCTTCGGCCTGCCCGGCATCGTGCTGGCCAGCATCTTCGTCACGCTGCCGTTCGTGATCCGGGAAGTCGAACCGGTGCTGCACGAACTGGGCACCGATATGGAGGAAGCGTCGGCCACGCTGGGTTCGAGCTGGTGGCAGACGTTCTGGCGGATCACGTTGCCCTCGATCCGTTGGGGGCTGACGTACGGGATCGTGCTGACAGTGGCGCGCACCCTCGGCGAGTACGGCGCGGTGTTGATCGTGTCGTCGAATCTGCCCGGAAAGTCCCAGACGCTGACGCTGCTGGTGTCTGACCGTTACAACCGCGGCGCCGAATACGGCGCCTACGCCTTGTCCACGCTGCTGATGACAGTGTCGGTGTTGGTCTTGATCGTTCAGGTGGTGCTCGACGTTCGGGCCGGAAAGGGAAACAAATGA
- a CDS encoding sulfate/molybdate ABC transporter ATP-binding protein: MSNAITVRGANKRYGDFVALDNVDFAVPSGSLTALLGPSGSGKSTLLRAIAGLDHPDSGTVTINGVDVTGVPPQRRGIGFVFQHYAAFKHMTVRDNVAFGLKIRKRPKAEIKDKVDNLLEVVGLSGFQTRYPNQLSGGQRQRMALARALAVDPQVLLLDEPFGALDAKVREDLRAWLRRLHDEVHVTTVLVTHDQAEALDVADRIAVLNQGRIEQLGTPTEVYDAPANAFVMSFLGAVSSLNGALVRPHDIRVGRTPDMAVSAATVDGADGVGVLRATVDRVVALGFEVRVELTNAATGVPFTAQITRGDAEALALAEGDTVYVRATRVPPLSDVAVDAPVPA, translated from the coding sequence ATGAGCAACGCAATCACGGTGCGCGGGGCGAACAAGCGCTACGGCGACTTCGTCGCATTGGATAACGTCGACTTCGCGGTCCCGTCCGGTTCGCTCACGGCCCTGCTCGGCCCCAGCGGCTCGGGTAAATCGACGCTGCTGCGGGCCATCGCCGGCCTGGACCACCCGGACAGCGGAACGGTCACCATCAACGGAGTCGACGTCACCGGTGTGCCGCCGCAGCGGCGCGGGATCGGGTTCGTCTTCCAGCACTACGCGGCGTTCAAGCACATGACGGTGCGCGACAACGTGGCGTTCGGGCTCAAGATCCGCAAGCGGCCCAAGGCAGAGATCAAGGACAAGGTAGACAACCTGCTGGAAGTGGTGGGGCTCAGCGGTTTCCAGACCCGCTATCCCAACCAGCTCTCCGGCGGTCAGCGCCAGCGGATGGCACTGGCACGGGCCCTTGCGGTGGACCCGCAGGTGTTGCTGCTCGACGAGCCGTTCGGGGCGTTGGACGCCAAGGTTAGGGAAGACCTGCGGGCTTGGCTGCGCCGCCTGCACGACGAGGTGCACGTCACCACGGTGCTGGTCACCCACGACCAGGCCGAGGCGCTGGACGTCGCAGACCGGATCGCCGTGCTGAACCAGGGCCGCATCGAGCAGCTCGGCACCCCGACCGAGGTCTACGACGCTCCGGCGAACGCGTTCGTCATGTCGTTCTTGGGTGCGGTGTCCTCGCTCAACGGGGCCCTGGTCCGTCCGCACGACATCCGGGTCGGCCGCACCCCCGACATGGCGGTGTCCGCGGCGACGGTCGACGGCGCCGACGGGGTCGGCGTGCTGCGTGCCACCGTCGACCGGGTGGTGGCGCTGGGCTTCGAGGTGCGAGTCGAGCTCACCAACGCCGCCACTGGAGTGCCGTTCACTGCCCAGATCACCCGCGGGGACGCCGAAGCGCTCGCGTTGGCCGAGGGGGACACCGTCTACGTGCGGGCCACCCGGGTGCCGCCGCTGAGTGACGTGGCGGTCGACGCACCGGTGCCCGCGTAA